Proteins encoded within one genomic window of Polypterus senegalus isolate Bchr_013 chromosome 6, ASM1683550v1, whole genome shotgun sequence:
- the c6h1orf158 gene encoding uncharacterized protein C1orf158 homolog, whose amino-acid sequence MAGAQSDPMKWSLPGWKIEQKYSNRVLIGNWEEERKQVKETNEVNSRTGRSKFRHPDGTVIRREGLPKEVLFGHHMTPASWYLVSTYDEFFNRRSNPLLPTRRYWDGNRLAWLPERSDHPIPK is encoded by the exons ATGGCTGGAGCCCAGAGTGACCCCATGAAATGGTCACTTCCAGGCTGGAAAATCGAGCAGAAATATTCCAACAGGGTCCTTATAGGCAACTGGGAAGAAGAGAGAAAACAA GTTAAAGAAACCAATGAAGTGAACAGCAGGACCGGTAGAAGCAAATTCCGGCACCCCGATGGCACTGTGATCCGTAGAGAG GGTCTGCCCAAAGAGGTCCTTTTTGGTCACCACATGACTCCCGCCTCCTGGTATCTGGTGTCCACCTATGATGAGTTTTTCAATCGCAGGAGTAATCCACTCCTGCCCACTCGGCGATATTGGGATGGGAACAGGCTGGCCTGGCTTCCTGAGAGGAGTGACCACCCGATACCAA